A single Bosea sp. PAMC 26642 DNA region contains:
- a CDS encoding 3-deoxy-D-manno-octulosonic acid transferase, translating into MMEQGAILTGYRMLTALLEPAAAGLLLWRRRNGKEDPTRFAERRGYPGVRRPDKTLVWLHGASVGETVTLLPLVEKLQRRGLAVLVTSGTVTSAKLLAARLPAGVIHQYLPLDVPRYMRRFLDYWRPALGLICESEIWPNLLIEARKRSVPLVLVNGRMSERSFKRWYKAPKTSRYLLSCFESCLAQSQGDGERLAQLGADRVSIAGNLKFDVAAPPADANTLAILDGLTTGRPVWIAASTHPGEEEAIISAHLGLMPHLPGLLTIIAPRHPQRGPEVEDLARANGIAVARRAAGQTPEQGVELYVADTVNELGLFYRLSQVAYLGGSLVPMIGGHNPIEPAKLGCALLHGPHVHNNAEIFAAFDRDGGARSVADAQALASAVHAWLSNPSAARQAARHAAQTATQLGGALNRTMQAIEPLLMRVAINQRETTS; encoded by the coding sequence ATGATGGAGCAGGGCGCGATCCTGACCGGCTACAGAATGCTGACCGCGCTGCTGGAGCCGGCCGCCGCCGGCCTTCTGCTCTGGCGGCGGCGCAACGGCAAGGAGGATCCGACCCGTTTCGCCGAGCGGCGCGGCTATCCCGGCGTGCGTCGCCCCGACAAGACATTGGTCTGGCTGCATGGCGCCAGCGTCGGCGAGACCGTGACGCTGCTGCCGCTGGTCGAGAAGCTGCAGCGCCGGGGCCTTGCCGTGCTGGTGACTTCGGGCACCGTGACCTCGGCGAAGCTGCTCGCCGCCCGGCTGCCGGCCGGCGTGATCCACCAGTACCTGCCGCTCGACGTGCCCCGCTACATGCGGCGCTTCCTCGACTACTGGCGCCCGGCTCTCGGATTGATCTGCGAGTCGGAGATCTGGCCCAATCTTCTGATCGAGGCGCGCAAGCGATCGGTGCCGCTGGTGCTGGTCAACGGTCGGATGTCCGAGCGCTCGTTCAAGCGCTGGTACAAGGCCCCGAAGACCTCGCGCTACCTGCTGTCTTGTTTCGAAAGCTGCCTTGCCCAGTCGCAGGGCGACGGCGAGCGGCTGGCGCAGCTCGGCGCCGACCGCGTCAGCATCGCGGGAAACCTGAAATTCGACGTCGCCGCCCCCCCGGCCGATGCGAACACGCTGGCCATTCTCGACGGGCTGACCACCGGGCGCCCGGTCTGGATCGCAGCCAGCACGCATCCAGGCGAAGAGGAGGCGATCATCTCGGCCCATCTTGGCCTGATGCCGCATCTTCCGGGGCTTCTGACCATCATCGCGCCGCGCCATCCCCAGCGCGGGCCGGAGGTCGAGGATCTGGCCCGTGCAAACGGCATCGCCGTGGCGCGGCGAGCAGCCGGCCAGACGCCGGAGCAGGGCGTGGAACTCTACGTCGCCGACACGGTGAACGAGCTCGGGCTGTTCTACCGGCTGTCGCAGGTGGCCTATCTCGGCGGCTCGCTGGTGCCGATGATTGGCGGCCATAATCCGATCGAGCCGGCCAAGCTCGGCTGCGCGCTGCTGCACGGCCCCCATGTCCACAACAACGCCGAGATCTTCGCGGCCTTCGACCGCGACGGCGGCGCGCGCTCCGTCGCGGATGCGCAGGCGCTGGCCAGCGCCGTCCATGCCTGGCTGAGCAATCCCTCCGCGGCGCGGCAGGCGGCACGGCACGCGGCCCAGACCGCGACCCAACTCGGCGGCGCGCTGAACCGAACCATGCAGGCGATCGAACCGCTGCTGATGCGGGTCGCGATCAACCAGCGGGAGACGACGTCCTGA
- the lpxK gene encoding tetraacyldisaccharide 4'-kinase, with product MRAPGFWWRLPPAPLARLLQPFGWLYGALTSRRMRGKGVDAGIPVICVGNFVAGGAGKTPTALMLAALLRMRGETPFVLMRGYGGTLTGPLEVDPTRHTPAEAGDEPVLMAAHIRTIVSRDRPAGAGLARMLGASVVVMDDGLQNPSLAKTLRLAVVDGFGGIGNGLCIPAGPLRAPLSGQFSGTDAVLVIGAGPAGEAVGSAARSAGIMVLQGHLVPDAASTDKLRGQRVLAVSGIGRPEKFLATLREAGAEIVADHAFGDHYAYGASDIAALIAEAKARNSVVATTEKDMTKLGPLWPEGERTLLMAVPVTLVIERPKDLAALLDRALAGSGPAGAAHS from the coding sequence ATGCGGGCTCCGGGCTTCTGGTGGCGGCTGCCCCCTGCCCCACTCGCACGGCTGCTGCAACCTTTCGGCTGGCTCTATGGCGCGCTCACGTCGCGGCGGATGCGCGGTAAGGGCGTTGATGCCGGAATTCCCGTCATCTGCGTCGGCAATTTCGTCGCCGGCGGCGCCGGCAAGACGCCGACCGCATTGATGCTGGCGGCGCTGCTACGAATGCGCGGCGAGACGCCCTTCGTGCTGATGCGAGGCTATGGCGGAACGCTGACCGGGCCTCTCGAAGTCGATCCGACCCGGCATACGCCAGCCGAGGCCGGCGACGAGCCCGTGCTGATGGCCGCGCATATCCGCACGATCGTGTCGCGCGACCGGCCGGCCGGGGCAGGACTGGCCAGGATGCTGGGTGCCAGCGTGGTCGTGATGGACGACGGATTGCAAAATCCGTCGCTCGCCAAAACCCTGCGGCTGGCCGTCGTCGATGGCTTCGGCGGGATCGGCAACGGGCTTTGCATTCCGGCCGGGCCGTTACGGGCTCCCCTCTCGGGCCAGTTTTCCGGAACCGATGCCGTTCTGGTCATTGGCGCCGGGCCTGCCGGCGAAGCCGTCGGCAGCGCCGCCCGCTCGGCGGGGATCATGGTGTTGCAAGGGCACCTTGTCCCGGACGCCGCCTCGACGGACAAACTGAGGGGACAGCGCGTACTCGCCGTTTCGGGGATCGGACGGCCGGAGAAATTCCTGGCGACGCTGCGCGAGGCCGGCGCGGAGATCGTGGCGGATCATGCTTTCGGCGATCATTATGCCTATGGCGCGAGCGATATCGCAGCGCTGATCGCCGAAGCGAAGGCCAGGAACAGCGTCGTGGCGACGACCGAGAAGGACATGACCAAGCTTGGCCCGCTCTGGCCCGAGGGCGAGCGGACCCTGCTGATGGCCGTGCCGGTGACGCTCGTCATCGAGCGGCCGAAAGACCTTGCCGCCCTGCTCGACCGGGCGCTGGCCGGCTCAGGTCCTGCCGGCGCGGCGCATTCTTAG
- a CDS encoding lysophospholipid acyltransferase family protein, with the protein MGFSILKTKMAQETLGRLLAGYLRLVQRTNRIVVEPADIYDRVRTELPLIIAMWHGQHIMIPFARPDWMPACSLVSRHGDGGFNAVALRELGIGAIRGSGALGRKVREKGGASAFLAMVRRLAAGETMVLTADIPKRARIAGPGIIALARASGRPIHPIAVATSRRIDFKSWDRASIGLPFGRGAIVVGEAIQVAREADEATCEAARLALEAGLDAAHARAYAIVGGHDPGAGLRPAPAIAAVLSEAP; encoded by the coding sequence ATGGGCTTTTCCATTCTCAAGACGAAGATGGCGCAGGAGACGCTCGGCCGTCTGCTGGCCGGATACCTTCGCCTGGTCCAGCGTACGAACCGGATCGTCGTCGAGCCGGCCGACATCTATGACCGTGTCCGGACCGAGCTGCCGCTGATCATCGCCATGTGGCACGGGCAGCACATCATGATTCCGTTCGCGCGGCCCGACTGGATGCCGGCCTGCTCGCTAGTCTCCCGTCATGGCGATGGCGGGTTCAACGCGGTGGCTTTGCGAGAACTCGGCATCGGCGCGATCCGTGGCTCTGGAGCGCTGGGCCGCAAGGTCCGCGAGAAGGGCGGGGCCAGCGCCTTCCTCGCCATGGTCCGCCGGCTCGCGGCCGGGGAGACGATGGTGCTGACCGCCGACATCCCCAAGCGCGCCCGCATCGCCGGACCCGGCATCATCGCGCTGGCGCGGGCGTCGGGCCGGCCGATTCATCCGATCGCGGTCGCGACCAGCCGGCGTATCGACTTCAAGAGTTGGGACCGGGCCTCGATCGGCCTGCCCTTCGGCCGCGGCGCGATCGTCGTCGGCGAGGCGATCCAAGTCGCGCGCGAGGCCGACGAGGCGACCTGCGAGGCCGCGAGGCTGGCGCTGGAAGCCGGGCTCGACGCCGCCCATGCCCGCGCCTATGCGATCGTCGGCGGGCACGATCCCGGTGCCGGGTTGAGGCCCGCTCCGGCCATCGCCGCCGTCCTGAGCGAAGCGCCATGA
- a CDS encoding DUF4170 domain-containing protein: MSAEPEQKQLLHLVFGGELSSLEGITFKDLAKLDVVGVFPNYASAHSAWKSKAQATVDQAQTRYFIVHLHRLLDPEPSNA, translated from the coding sequence ATGAGCGCCGAACCGGAACAGAAGCAGCTTCTTCACCTCGTTTTCGGCGGTGAGCTGAGCTCGCTCGAAGGCATCACCTTCAAGGACCTCGCCAAGCTCGACGTCGTCGGCGTATTCCCGAACTACGCCAGCGCCCATTCGGCGTGGAAATCCAAGGCGCAGGCAACCGTCGATCAGGCGCAGACCCGCTACTTCATCGTGCATCTGCACCGCCTGCTGGACCCCGAGCCGTCCAACGCCTGA
- a CDS encoding DUF2093 domain-containing protein, which produces MNISERPPMPGPEAAVDYGHGEFRVVRPGAFVRCAITGAPIRLEDLRYWSVEWQEAYISPEAVQLRMRRAGRT; this is translated from the coding sequence ATGAATATTAGCGAGCGTCCTCCCATGCCCGGCCCGGAAGCCGCGGTCGATTACGGCCATGGCGAGTTCCGTGTCGTGCGGCCAGGCGCCTTCGTGCGCTGCGCCATCACCGGCGCGCCGATCAGGCTGGAGGATCTGCGCTACTGGTCGGTCGAGTGGCAGGAAGCCTATATTTCGCCCGAGGCGGTGCAGCTAAGAATGCGCCGCGCCGGCAGGACCTGA
- a CDS encoding 3'(2'),5'-bisphosphate nucleotidase CysQ — MSAHPLPIASDLLPAIRQSCIDAGEIALALFRSGAKTAARTWSKSGGSPVTEADIGVDTFLRIQLSVLLPEAAWLSEETVDDALRLSRRFVWVVDPIDGTRAYMSGSPDWAVCVALLDDGVPILGIVHAPACEATYTAVLGHGAQCNGHPIATTRKGILAEARIAGPKPMLDALARLESFEPADKIPSLALRLARIADGTIDAGLISPDARDWDIAAADLILSEAGGRLSGADGQPVVYNRETPVHGMLVASAANLAEPLLSALLRLRDGQPQRT; from the coding sequence ATGAGCGCCCACCCGCTGCCCATCGCCTCGGACCTGCTGCCGGCGATCCGCCAAAGCTGCATCGATGCCGGCGAGATCGCACTTGCGCTGTTTCGTTCCGGCGCCAAAACCGCCGCACGGACCTGGTCCAAAAGCGGCGGCTCTCCGGTGACGGAAGCCGATATCGGCGTCGATACCTTTCTGCGGATTCAGCTCTCGGTGCTATTGCCGGAAGCCGCCTGGCTGTCCGAGGAGACCGTGGACGATGCGCTGCGGCTGTCGCGCCGCTTCGTCTGGGTCGTCGACCCCATCGACGGCACCCGCGCCTATATGTCGGGCTCGCCCGACTGGGCGGTCTGCGTCGCGCTGCTCGACGATGGCGTGCCGATCCTGGGCATCGTGCATGCGCCGGCCTGCGAGGCGACCTACACCGCCGTGCTCGGCCATGGCGCGCAATGCAACGGCCACCCGATCGCCACGACGCGCAAGGGCATCCTCGCCGAGGCCCGCATTGCTGGCCCCAAGCCGATGCTCGATGCGCTGGCCCGGCTGGAAAGCTTCGAACCGGCCGACAAGATCCCGTCTCTGGCATTGAGGCTTGCCCGAATCGCGGACGGGACGATCGATGCCGGTCTGATCTCGCCGGATGCACGCGATTGGGACATCGCCGCCGCCGACCTGATCTTGTCCGAGGCTGGCGGCAGGTTGAGCGGCGCCGATGGACAGCCCGTCGTCTACAATCGCGAGACACCGGTGCACGGTATGCTCGTCGCCAGCGCTGCGAATCTGGCCGAGCCGCTGCTGAGCGCGCTGCTGCGTCTGCGCGACGGTCAGCCGCAGCGGACCTGA
- a CDS encoding DUF6101 family protein → MASFMPATGEAGFVPSFSGGVTTETDMPRIQRIGSVRILRGAAGWRGVALRLAHSTGADERFELALTTADGHSITVAVMDQEESVALWRDCGRVSGLPLLLQTCDGVVSEPYPQLGRLAVGPIRIRRRHAFLNDRRPRFLARRKTGRLGIRPVIVAGERMTD, encoded by the coding sequence ATGGCCAGCTTTATGCCGGCCACCGGAGAAGCCGGCTTCGTGCCGAGCTTCTCCGGTGGAGTGACCACCGAAACGGACATGCCGCGCATCCAGCGGATTGGCTCAGTGCGGATACTGCGCGGAGCCGCCGGCTGGCGCGGCGTCGCTCTGAGACTCGCGCATTCGACCGGCGCGGACGAGCGTTTCGAACTCGCCCTCACGACGGCGGATGGCCATTCCATCACCGTGGCGGTGATGGACCAGGAAGAATCGGTTGCGCTCTGGCGCGATTGCGGCCGCGTCAGCGGCCTGCCGCTCCTGCTGCAGACCTGCGACGGCGTCGTCTCCGAGCCCTATCCGCAGCTTGGCCGGCTCGCCGTGGGCCCGATCAGGATCCGCCGGCGTCACGCTTTCCTCAACGACCGTCGGCCGCGCTTCCTCGCGCGTCGCAAGACCGGGCGCCTCGGCATCAGGCCGGTCATCGTCGCCGGCGAACGGATGACTGACTGA